In a single window of the Cupriavidus sp. P-10 genome:
- the pgeF gene encoding peptidoglycan editing factor PgeF, whose product MSATPDSHWLVPDWPVPARVRALSTTRHGGVSQGPYGLAGGVPGGLNLGTHVGDDPLDVARNRERLAAHLPSMPRWLDQVHGCAVVTADHVAGADDRAPQADASVAIAPGHVCAVMTADCLPVLLCDAQGTVVGAAHAGWRGLCNGVIEATLVRMQAASGGHGRRWLAWLGPAIGPDAFEVGAEVREAFLAQAQAGEQDAVDAAFRAGAPGKYLADIYALARMRLARAGCTEVYGGDACTVTDAARFYSYRRDGVTGRMASLAWLAD is encoded by the coding sequence ATGAGCGCGACGCCTGATTCTCACTGGCTGGTGCCAGACTGGCCGGTGCCGGCGCGCGTGCGCGCGCTCTCGACCACGCGCCACGGCGGCGTCAGTCAGGGACCATACGGACTTGCCGGCGGCGTGCCGGGCGGGCTCAATCTGGGCACGCATGTGGGCGACGATCCGTTGGACGTCGCGCGCAATCGCGAACGCCTGGCCGCGCACCTGCCGTCGATGCCGCGCTGGCTCGACCAGGTGCATGGCTGCGCCGTGGTCACCGCCGACCACGTGGCCGGTGCCGATGATCGCGCGCCGCAGGCTGATGCCAGCGTGGCGATCGCGCCGGGCCATGTCTGCGCCGTGATGACGGCGGACTGCCTGCCAGTCCTGCTGTGCGATGCGCAAGGCACCGTGGTGGGCGCCGCGCATGCCGGCTGGCGTGGCTTGTGCAATGGCGTCATCGAAGCCACGCTGGTACGCATGCAGGCCGCTTCAGGCGGCCACGGCAGGCGCTGGCTGGCCTGGCTCGGCCCGGCCATCGGCCCGGATGCGTTCGAGGTCGGTGCCGAAGTGCGCGAGGCCTTCCTGGCGCAGGCGCAGGCCGGCGAGCAAGACGCCGTCGACGCGGCGTTCCGTGCCGGTGCTCCGGGCAAATACCTGGCGGATATCTATGCGCTCGCGCGCATGCGGCTGGCACGCGCCGGCTGCACCGAGGTGTATGGCGGTGATGCCTGCACCGTCACCGACGCAGCGCGTTTCTATTCGTATCGTCGCGACGGCGTAACCGGCCGCATGGCCAGCCTGGCCTGGCTGGCCGACTGA
- the phaC gene encoding class I poly(R)-hydroxyalkanoic acid synthase gives MATGKGAAASTQEGKSQPFKFTPGPFDPATWLEWSRQWQGTGGNGHAAGAGIPGLDALTGVKIAPAQLGDIQKRYMNDFVALWQAMAEGNPDAAGPLHDRRFAGEAWRNNVPYRFAAAFYLLNARAMTELADAVEADAKTRQRIRFAISQWVDAMSPANFLVTNPEAQRLLIESGGESLRSGVRNMLEDLTRGKISQTDETAFEVGRNVAVTEGAVVYENEYFQLLQYKPLTAKVHARPLLLVPPCINKYYILDLQPESSLVRHAVEQGHTVFLVSWRNPDASLAASTWDDYIEHGAIRAIEVARDIGGQDQINVLGFCVGGTIVSTALAVLAARGEHPASSLTLLTTLLDFADTGILDVFVDEAHVQLREATLGGGAGAPCSLLRGLELANTFSFLRPNDLVWNYVVDNYLKGNTPVPFDLLFWNGDATNLPGPWYCWYLRHTYLQDELKVPNKLTVCNVPVDLGSIDTPTYLYGSREDHIVPWTAAYASTALLKNNVRFVLGASGHIAGVINPPAKNKRSHWTNDKLAASPQQWLADATEHHGSWWPDWMAWLAGHAGAKRAAPAEYGNARYPVIEPAPGRYVKAKA, from the coding sequence ATGGCGACCGGCAAAGGTGCGGCAGCTTCCACCCAGGAAGGCAAGTCCCAACCGTTCAAGTTCACGCCGGGGCCATTCGATCCAGCCACATGGCTGGAATGGTCCCGCCAGTGGCAGGGCACAGGAGGTAACGGCCATGCGGCCGGTGCAGGCATTCCGGGCCTGGACGCGCTGACAGGCGTGAAGATCGCCCCGGCGCAGCTGGGCGATATCCAGAAGCGCTACATGAACGACTTCGTGGCCCTGTGGCAGGCCATGGCCGAGGGTAATCCCGACGCCGCGGGCCCGTTGCATGACCGGCGCTTCGCCGGCGAGGCGTGGCGCAACAACGTGCCTTACCGCTTTGCCGCCGCGTTCTACCTGCTCAACGCACGCGCCATGACCGAGCTGGCGGACGCCGTCGAGGCCGACGCCAAGACGCGCCAGCGCATCCGCTTTGCGATTTCGCAATGGGTCGATGCGATGTCGCCGGCCAATTTCCTGGTCACCAACCCCGAAGCGCAGCGGCTGCTGATCGAATCGGGCGGCGAATCGCTGCGCTCCGGCGTGCGCAACATGCTCGAGGACCTGACGCGCGGCAAGATTTCGCAGACCGACGAGACCGCGTTCGAGGTCGGCCGCAACGTTGCCGTGACCGAGGGTGCGGTGGTCTATGAAAACGAATACTTCCAGCTGCTGCAATACAAGCCGCTGACCGCCAAGGTCCACGCGCGGCCGCTGCTGCTGGTGCCGCCGTGCATCAACAAGTACTACATTCTCGACCTGCAGCCGGAAAGCTCGCTGGTGCGGCATGCGGTGGAGCAGGGTCATACCGTGTTCCTGGTGTCGTGGCGCAATCCCGATGCCAGCCTCGCGGCCTCTACCTGGGACGATTACATCGAGCACGGCGCCATCCGTGCCATCGAGGTCGCGCGCGATATCGGCGGCCAGGACCAGATCAACGTGCTGGGCTTCTGCGTGGGCGGCACCATTGTCTCGACCGCACTGGCGGTGCTGGCCGCGCGCGGCGAGCATCCGGCCTCGAGCCTGACGCTGCTGACCACGCTGCTGGATTTTGCCGACACCGGCATCCTCGACGTGTTCGTCGACGAGGCCCATGTGCAACTGCGCGAAGCCACGCTGGGTGGTGGCGCCGGCGCGCCGTGCTCGCTGCTGCGCGGGCTGGAGCTGGCCAATACGTTCTCGTTCCTGCGCCCGAACGACCTGGTGTGGAACTATGTGGTCGACAACTATCTGAAGGGCAACACGCCGGTGCCGTTCGACCTGTTGTTCTGGAATGGCGACGCCACCAACCTGCCTGGCCCGTGGTACTGCTGGTACCTGCGCCACACCTACCTGCAGGATGAACTGAAGGTGCCCAACAAGCTGACCGTGTGCAACGTGCCGGTTGACCTGGGCAGCATCGACACGCCGACGTATCTCTACGGCTCGCGCGAGGACCACATCGTGCCGTGGACCGCCGCCTATGCCTCGACCGCGCTGCTCAAGAACAACGTGCGTTTCGTGCTGGGGGCGTCCGGGCATATCGCCGGCGTGATCAACCCGCCGGCCAAGAACAAGCGCAGCCACTGGACCAACGACAAGCTGGCGGCCTCGCCGCAGCAGTGGCTGGCCGATGCCACCGAGCACCACGGCAGCTGGTGGCCGGACTGGATGGCATGGCTCGCCGGCCATGCCGGCGCCAAGCGCGCCGCGCCCGCCGAGTACGGCAACGCGCGCTATCCCGTGATCGAACCCGCGCCTGGGCGTTACGTCAAAGCCAAGGCATGA
- a CDS encoding RluA family pseudouridine synthase — translation MKKNSVKHYSPSPQPQARPAAGVGGLPPEQVRAAAAVADSEELEDLADAVPANTAPGAEAGVTLSLEVDSAAHGERLDKLLARHFSEFSRSRLQQWIESGAVRVDGQVRRPRDAVQMGNRIEIQPQAAPESSAFAPEDVPLDAVYEDDTLLVINKPAGLVVHPAAGNWSGTVLNGLLHRDPAAVALPRAGIVHRLDKETSGLMVVARSLTAQTDLVRQLQARTVKRTYIALVWGRTYDEGTIDAPIGRDSRERTRMAVVHTASGKPSRTHFRTLATVPLGRGFVSMVMCKLETGRTHQIRVHFESIGHPLVGDPVYFRATQRGQRPAIRVPLPVPFERQALHAYKLGLVHPATGRHMSWTAQPPADLQALIDALDFESAQEEDEEEAWDEVWEGGEAHWEYAGGGDEEGDEEGDEDEDDERDA, via the coding sequence ATGAAGAAAAATAGCGTCAAGCATTATAGCCCAAGCCCCCAGCCCCAAGCCCGACCGGCCGCAGGTGTGGGAGGACTGCCACCCGAACAGGTGCGCGCCGCCGCAGCCGTGGCCGATTCCGAGGAACTGGAAGACCTTGCCGATGCCGTGCCGGCCAACACCGCGCCAGGCGCCGAGGCGGGGGTAACCCTGTCGCTTGAGGTGGACAGTGCCGCGCATGGCGAGCGTCTCGACAAATTGCTGGCGCGTCACTTCAGCGAATTTTCGCGCAGCCGCCTGCAGCAATGGATAGAAAGCGGCGCAGTGCGCGTCGACGGCCAGGTGCGCCGCCCGCGCGATGCGGTACAGATGGGCAACCGCATCGAGATCCAGCCGCAGGCCGCGCCGGAGTCCTCCGCCTTTGCCCCGGAGGACGTGCCGCTGGACGCGGTCTATGAGGACGACACGCTGCTGGTGATCAACAAGCCTGCCGGACTGGTGGTGCATCCGGCCGCCGGCAACTGGAGCGGAACCGTGCTCAACGGACTGCTGCATCGCGATCCCGCTGCCGTGGCGCTGCCGCGCGCGGGCATCGTGCACCGGCTCGACAAGGAAACCTCCGGCCTGATGGTAGTCGCGCGCTCGCTGACCGCGCAGACCGACCTGGTGCGCCAGTTGCAGGCGCGCACGGTCAAGCGCACGTACATTGCGCTGGTGTGGGGCCGCACCTATGACGAGGGCACCATCGATGCGCCGATCGGCCGCGACTCGCGCGAACGCACGCGCATGGCGGTCGTGCATACGGCCAGCGGCAAGCCTTCGCGCACGCATTTCCGCACGCTGGCCACGGTGCCGCTGGGCCGCGGCTTTGTCTCGATGGTGATGTGCAAGCTCGAGACCGGACGCACGCACCAGATCCGCGTGCACTTCGAATCGATCGGCCATCCGCTGGTGGGCGATCCGGTCTACTTCCGCGCGACGCAGCGCGGCCAGCGTCCGGCGATCCGCGTGCCGCTGCCGGTGCCGTTCGAGCGCCAGGCGCTGCATGCGTACAAGCTTGGGCTGGTGCATCCGGCGACCGGCCGCCACATGTCGTGGACCGCGCAGCCGCCGGCGGACCTGCAGGCGCTGATCGATGCACTCGACTTCGAAAGCGCGCAGGAAGAGGATGAGGAAGAAGCCTGGGACGAAGTGTGGGAGGGCGGTGAAGCCCACTGGGAATATGCCGGCGGGGGTGACGAGGAGGGTGACGAGGAGGGCGACGAAGATGAAGACGATGAGCGCGACGCCTGA
- a CDS encoding outer membrane protein assembly factor BamD: MQLLSMKRAPWRATIGAVLLAGGCVMLSACGLLADQPDETAGWSANKLYSEAKDALDGGDYTRAVKLYEKLEGRYPFGRYAQQAQIDTAYANYKDGETAAALAAVDRFIQLHPNHPNIDYAYYLKGLINFNDNLGWLGRFSGQDLSERDPKAARAAYDAFNTLVTKYPDSKYTADGALRMQYIVNSLAQHEVHAARYYYRRGAYLAAVNRAQQALKDYDGAPANEEALYIMIRSYDAMGMKDLRDDTARVMEKNFPESDFIKYGERRKDKSWWEVF, encoded by the coding sequence ATGCAATTGCTGAGCATGAAACGCGCGCCGTGGCGCGCGACTATTGGAGCGGTTCTGCTCGCAGGCGGCTGCGTCATGCTATCGGCATGCGGCCTGCTGGCGGACCAGCCCGACGAAACCGCCGGCTGGTCGGCCAACAAATTATATTCGGAAGCCAAGGACGCACTGGATGGCGGCGACTACACCCGCGCCGTCAAGCTGTACGAAAAGCTCGAAGGCCGCTATCCGTTCGGCCGCTACGCGCAGCAGGCGCAGATCGACACCGCCTACGCCAACTACAAGGATGGCGAGACGGCTGCCGCGCTGGCCGCGGTCGACCGCTTTATCCAGCTGCACCCGAACCACCCCAACATCGATTACGCCTACTACCTCAAGGGGCTGATCAACTTCAACGACAACCTGGGCTGGCTGGGCCGCTTTTCCGGCCAGGACCTGAGCGAGCGCGATCCCAAGGCGGCACGTGCCGCCTACGACGCGTTCAACACGCTCGTCACCAAGTACCCGGACAGCAAGTACACCGCCGACGGCGCACTGCGCATGCAGTACATCGTCAACTCGCTGGCCCAGCACGAGGTGCATGCCGCACGCTACTACTACAGGCGCGGCGCCTACCTGGCCGCGGTGAACCGCGCGCAGCAGGCGCTGAAGGACTATGACGGCGCGCCGGCCAACGAGGAAGCGCTGTACATCATGATCCGTTCGTACGATGCGATGGGCATGAAGGACCTGCGCGACGATACCGCCCGCGTGATGGAGAAGAACTTCCCGGAAAGCGACTTCATCAAGTACGGTGAGCGCCGCAAGGACAAGTCCTGGTGGGAAGTGTTCTGA